Proteins from one Thioflavicoccus mobilis 8321 genomic window:
- a CDS encoding 3-deoxy-7-phosphoheptulonate synthase, whose amino-acid sequence MQHQTDDLRIRNITQVVSPKVLQQELPVSEAAANTAFCARQEIQRILHGEDDRLLVVVGPCSVHDPLAAIEYAERLRPVREELASDLMIVMRVYFEKPRTTVGWKGLINDPDLDGSFEINKGLRLARKLLLDLAEMGIPAGTEFLDLISPQYVADLISWGAVGARTTESQGHRELASGLSCPIGFKNATDGTVKVAVDAIHAAARPHVFMSVTKEGQSAIFTTGGNKDTHIILRGGQRPNYDTESVNITAEEIVEAGLTPKIMIDFSHANSRKRPEKQLQIGCDVAGQIARGDRRIIGAMIESHLVAGRQDLSPGKDPVYGQSITDACIGWSDTVPLLRELAQAAARRRETR is encoded by the coding sequence ATGCAACACCAAACCGACGATCTTCGTATCCGCAACATCACCCAAGTCGTGTCGCCCAAGGTCCTCCAGCAGGAACTGCCCGTCAGCGAGGCCGCGGCCAATACCGCCTTCTGCGCCCGCCAGGAGATCCAGCGGATCCTCCATGGCGAGGACGACCGGCTGCTCGTCGTCGTCGGTCCCTGCTCGGTACACGACCCGCTCGCGGCGATCGAGTACGCCGAGCGCCTGCGGCCGGTGCGCGAGGAGCTTGCGAGCGATCTGATGATCGTCATGCGTGTCTATTTCGAGAAGCCGCGCACGACCGTCGGCTGGAAGGGCCTGATCAACGACCCCGACCTGGACGGCAGCTTCGAGATTAACAAGGGGCTGCGGCTCGCCCGCAAGCTCTTGCTCGATCTCGCCGAGATGGGGATCCCGGCCGGGACCGAGTTCCTCGACCTGATCAGCCCGCAGTATGTCGCCGATCTGATCAGCTGGGGGGCGGTCGGGGCGCGCACGACCGAGAGCCAGGGCCACCGCGAGCTCGCCTCGGGCCTGTCTTGTCCGATCGGCTTCAAGAACGCGACCGACGGTACCGTCAAGGTCGCGGTCGATGCCATTCACGCCGCTGCCCGCCCGCACGTCTTCATGTCCGTGACCAAAGAGGGCCAGTCGGCGATCTTCACGACGGGAGGCAACAAGGATACCCACATCATCCTGCGTGGTGGTCAGCGACCGAACTACGACACCGAAAGCGTCAACATTACCGCAGAGGAGATCGTCGAGGCCGGCCTCACGCCCAAGATCATGATCGACTTCAGTCACGCCAACAGCCGCAAGCGTCCCGAGAAGCAGCTCCAGATCGGTTGCGATGTCGCAGGCCAGATCGCCCGCGGTGATCGGCGCATCATCGGCGCGATGATCGAGAGTCACCTGGTCGCCGGTCGCCAAGACCTGAGTCCCGGCAAGGACCCGGTCTACGGACAGAGCATCACGGATGCTTGCATCGGCTGGTCCGACACCGTACCCCTCCTGCGCGAGCTGGCGCAGGCGGCGGCGCGAAGGCGCGAGACCCGTTGA
- the recQ gene encoding DNA helicase RecQ, with protein MARSPLDILHSVFGYHGFRGQQETIIEHVVNGSDALVLMPTGGGKSLCYQIPALVRPGAGIVISPLIALMHDQVEALRQNGVRAAYLNSTLTLDEARATEQALTDGELDLLYMAPERLLTERTLRLLGRARLSLFAIDEAHCVSQWGHDFRPEYTQLDLLAERFAGIPRLALTATADEPTRRDIRIGLRLEQARAFVDGFDRPNIRYRIGQFPDARGALLRLIEEEHPQDAGIVYCLSRRKVEALATWLQDRGVKALPYHAGLPSETRRRHHQERFLREDGVVIVATIAFGMGIDKPDVRFVAHLDLPKSIEAYYQETGRAGRDGLPATAWMAYGLQGVLTLRQMLEASNAEERHKAIERRKLEAMLGLCEITSCRRQALLYYFGDRLEAPCGNCDNCLEPPATWDATLAAQQAMSAIYRTGQRFGVNYLIDVLRGSDSTRIRDFGHDRLKVYGLGQDLAATRWRSVFRQLVARGLVSVDVEGHGSLRLTDAARPVLRGDETLSLRQDPESKKQRRAARQAPSGEADRPLWEALRTKRRELAAEQGVAPYMVFHDAVLMQMVELRPRDLTQFARLDGVGERKLAQYGADFLTVLRAHDSPPSEPIDPGETTRATLALWRRGLDVEAIATERELSIRTVQDHLAQLIGAGALVLTDVLRLPTAELERIRDALLATASEGRTPLRPAYERLDGDHDWPVLRYVAADLERRIAGDSAAP; from the coding sequence ATGGCGCGATCCCCGCTCGACATCCTACATTCCGTCTTCGGCTACCATGGCTTTCGTGGTCAGCAAGAGACGATCATCGAGCACGTGGTCAATGGCAGCGACGCCCTCGTGCTGATGCCGACCGGCGGCGGCAAATCCCTTTGTTATCAGATCCCGGCCCTGGTGCGTCCGGGCGCCGGCATCGTCATCTCGCCGCTGATCGCGCTGATGCACGACCAGGTCGAGGCCCTGCGGCAGAACGGCGTGCGCGCCGCCTACCTGAACTCGACCCTGACCCTCGACGAGGCGCGCGCGACCGAGCAGGCGCTAACGGATGGCGAACTCGATCTCCTCTATATGGCGCCCGAGCGACTCCTCACCGAGCGCACGCTGAGGCTCCTCGGCCGTGCCCGCCTCAGCCTGTTCGCGATCGACGAGGCGCATTGCGTCTCCCAATGGGGGCACGACTTCCGCCCCGAATATACCCAGCTCGACCTGCTGGCCGAGCGCTTCGCCGGTATCCCGCGCCTCGCCCTGACCGCCACCGCCGACGAGCCAACCCGCCGCGACATCCGCATCGGACTTCGGCTGGAGCAGGCCCGCGCCTTCGTCGACGGCTTCGACCGGCCCAACATCCGCTACCGTATCGGCCAATTCCCGGATGCCCGTGGTGCCCTGCTTCGACTGATCGAGGAGGAGCATCCACAGGATGCGGGCATCGTCTACTGCCTGTCGCGGCGCAAGGTGGAGGCACTCGCCACCTGGCTTCAGGACCGCGGAGTCAAGGCGCTGCCCTATCACGCCGGCCTGCCGTCCGAAACCCGCCGCCGCCACCACCAGGAGCGCTTCCTGCGCGAAGACGGCGTCGTCATCGTCGCGACGATCGCCTTCGGCATGGGCATCGACAAGCCCGATGTGCGTTTCGTCGCCCACCTCGACCTGCCCAAGAGCATCGAGGCCTACTACCAGGAGACCGGCCGGGCCGGCCGTGACGGGCTGCCAGCGACGGCCTGGATGGCCTACGGGCTCCAGGGCGTGCTGACCCTGCGCCAGATGCTCGAGGCCTCGAACGCCGAGGAGCGCCACAAGGCGATCGAACGCCGCAAACTGGAGGCCATGCTCGGCCTCTGCGAGATCACCAGCTGCCGGCGCCAGGCGCTCCTGTACTACTTCGGCGACCGCCTGGAGGCACCCTGCGGCAATTGCGACAACTGCCTGGAACCGCCGGCGACCTGGGATGCGACGCTCGCCGCGCAACAGGCCATGTCGGCCATCTACCGCACCGGCCAGCGCTTCGGCGTCAATTACCTGATCGACGTCCTGCGCGGCTCGGACAGCACCCGCATCCGCGATTTCGGCCATGATCGACTCAAGGTCTACGGTCTCGGCCAGGATCTCGCCGCAACGCGCTGGCGCTCGGTCTTTCGCCAACTGGTCGCGCGCGGACTGGTGAGCGTCGACGTCGAAGGACACGGTTCGCTACGCCTCACGGACGCGGCCCGCCCAGTGCTGCGCGGCGATGAGACGCTGAGCCTGCGGCAGGACCCCGAATCCAAGAAGCAGCGTCGCGCCGCGCGGCAAGCACCTTCCGGCGAGGCCGACCGCCCGCTCTGGGAGGCCTTGCGGACCAAACGCCGCGAACTCGCCGCCGAGCAAGGGGTGGCGCCCTACATGGTCTTCCACGATGCGGTGCTGATGCAGATGGTCGAGCTGCGTCCACGCGACCTCACCCAGTTCGCCCGCCTCGACGGCGTCGGCGAGCGCAAGCTCGCGCAGTACGGCGCGGACTTCCTCACCGTGCTGCGCGCACATGATTCGCCGCCCAGCGAACCCATCGACCCGGGTGAAACCACCCGCGCCACGCTCGCGCTCTGGCGCCGAGGGCTGGACGTCGAGGCCATCGCCACGGAGCGGGAATTGAGTATCAGAACCGTCCAAGACCACCTCGCCCAACTGATTGGTGCCGGCGCACTGGTCCTGACCGACGTGCTGCGATTGCCGACAGCCGAGCTGGAGCGCATCCGCGACGCTCTGCTTGCCACCGCCAGCGAGGGTCGCACACCACTTCGCCCGGCCTACGAGCGACTCGACGGCGACCACGACTGGCCCGTGCTGCGCTATGTGGCGGCCGATCTCGAACGGCGGATCGCCGGCGACTCGGCGGCACCCTGA
- a CDS encoding cytochrome b — protein MALTDTPTSYGLISRFNHWVVALLVLVMLGIGLYFADLPRGDEKTFWFQMHMAIGALTAVFVVLRVLWRAVSRRTQPFPQARFLQVTTDIVHGVLMLALVIMVVTGPLTVWTAGRPVAPFDLFSIASPTGEMHNLHEILEQVHVVTAYILMGALALHILGMLKHLVFDRQVLMGRMVGSIKPEASAE, from the coding sequence ATGGCACTGACCGATACACCGACCAGTTATGGTCTGATCTCGCGGTTCAACCACTGGGTCGTCGCGCTGCTCGTGCTCGTCATGCTCGGCATCGGGCTCTACTTCGCCGATTTGCCGAGGGGCGACGAGAAGACCTTTTGGTTCCAGATGCACATGGCCATCGGTGCGCTGACCGCGGTCTTCGTCGTCCTGCGTGTGCTGTGGCGCGCGGTTAGCCGGCGTACTCAGCCATTCCCGCAGGCGCGCTTTCTCCAAGTTACGACCGACATCGTGCACGGTGTCCTGATGCTGGCGCTCGTCATCATGGTGGTTACCGGGCCCCTGACGGTCTGGACTGCCGGTCGACCAGTCGCGCCGTTCGATCTCTTCAGCATCGCCAGCCCCACCGGCGAGATGCACAACCTGCACGAGATCCTCGAACAGGTCCACGTGGTGACCGCCTATATCCTCATGGGCGCCCTCGCATTGCATATCCTGGGGATGCTCAAGCACCTCGTCTTCGACCGGCAGGTGCTGATGGGACGGATGGTCGGCAGTATCAAGCCCGAGGCGTCGGCCGAATAG
- a CDS encoding AmpG family muropeptide MFS transporter, with the protein MIETQARSSSIWRTVFSGRMAVAAVMGFSCGLPLLLTLSVLQAWMTEEGVDLGTIGLFALVQLPYTLKFLWAPLTDRFTLPFLGRRRGWLLVFQTLLMLAIIALGLTNPVADPWLVAGCALAVTFFSASQDIVVDAYRREALADDELGLGASLYVNGYRIGMLLAGGGGLILADFVSFQTVYLLLGLAMLVGIVTTLLAPEPAQLQGAPRSIRAAVVEPFVEFFRRDAALWILAFILLYKLGDSMASAMTTPFYLDIGFSKSEIGAVVKLFGFWATIAGGLLGGLLILRAGLYRSLWYFGLLQAVSTAGFALLALVGPSTLALAGVIAFENLSGGMGTAAFVGFMAALTDRRFTATQYALLSSLMGVPRVLASAPTGYLAEGFGWVGFFVLCTLIAIPGLLILRYFKSWAVPRPGPAAGAA; encoded by the coding sequence ATGATCGAGACCCAGGCCCGCTCGTCGTCGATTTGGCGGACCGTGTTCAGCGGGCGCATGGCGGTCGCGGCCGTGATGGGGTTCTCCTGCGGCCTGCCGCTGCTGCTGACCCTCTCGGTCCTTCAGGCCTGGATGACGGAGGAGGGCGTCGACCTCGGTACGATCGGCCTGTTCGCGCTGGTACAGCTTCCCTACACGCTCAAGTTCCTCTGGGCGCCGCTCACCGACCGCTTCACGCTGCCCTTCCTCGGGCGCCGGCGCGGCTGGTTGCTGGTCTTCCAGACCCTGCTGATGTTGGCGATCATCGCCCTGGGCTTGACGAATCCGGTGGCCGATCCCTGGCTCGTCGCTGGCTGTGCCCTGGCGGTGACCTTCTTCTCAGCGTCGCAGGATATCGTCGTGGACGCCTATCGGCGTGAGGCGCTCGCCGACGACGAACTAGGGCTCGGCGCCTCACTTTACGTCAACGGCTACCGCATCGGCATGCTGCTCGCCGGAGGTGGCGGTCTGATCCTGGCCGACTTCGTCTCCTTTCAGACTGTCTACCTGCTGCTCGGCCTGGCGATGCTGGTCGGCATCGTCACGACCCTGCTCGCTCCCGAGCCGGCGCAGCTGCAGGGTGCGCCGCGCTCGATCCGTGCCGCGGTGGTCGAGCCGTTCGTCGAGTTCTTTCGCCGCGATGCGGCGCTCTGGATCCTCGCCTTCATCCTGCTCTACAAGCTCGGTGACTCGATGGCCAGTGCGATGACGACGCCCTTCTACCTCGACATCGGCTTCTCCAAGAGCGAGATCGGGGCGGTGGTCAAGCTGTTCGGCTTTTGGGCCACGATCGCCGGTGGCCTGTTGGGTGGGCTCTTGATCCTGCGCGCGGGTCTCTACCGCTCCCTCTGGTACTTCGGCCTTCTACAAGCGGTGTCGACCGCTGGATTCGCGCTGCTTGCCCTGGTCGGGCCCAGCACGCTGGCGCTCGCCGGGGTCATCGCCTTCGAGAATCTCAGCGGCGGCATGGGCACGGCGGCGTTCGTCGGCTTCATGGCGGCGTTGACCGATCGGCGTTTCACGGCCACGCAGTACGCCCTGCTCTCGAGTCTGATGGGGGTACCTCGGGTGCTGGCCTCGGCGCCCACCGGCTACCTGGCTGAAGGCTTCGGTTGGGTAGGGTTCTTCGTGCTGTGCACCTTGATTGCAATCCCGGGGCTATTGATCCTGCGCTACTTCAAGTCCTGGGCCGTACCGCGGCCGGGCCCCGCCGCCGGCGCGGCCTGA
- a CDS encoding recombination-associated protein RdgC — MFKNARLFRLREPFTLDAATLEEQLRSRCFRPCGPLETVTLGWTTPCPQQDGGGPLVHTLAEYLLICARRQERLLPAAVVAEALEERVGEIEAEEARSIGRAERRRLREAIMTELLPRAFTRSRRILAYVDPAAGWLVVDAASDKIAEELVSLLRETLGSLPATPPRPETTPTTRMTDWLASGSGPGGFELGDACELRDPQDSQSVVRCRGQDLASAEIATHLHAGKQIVQLALASTDRLDFVLTDDLALKRLRLADGLLDDLAEGDSEDPIVRFEAELTILVASIGEVLERLTELFELDHTAATEASARDGLIS, encoded by the coding sequence ATGTTCAAGAACGCCCGCCTGTTTCGCCTACGAGAGCCGTTCACGCTGGACGCCGCGACACTGGAGGAGCAACTCCGCAGCCGCTGCTTTCGGCCGTGTGGCCCGCTGGAGACAGTCACGCTCGGCTGGACCACGCCCTGCCCGCAACAAGACGGCGGCGGTCCGTTGGTGCATACACTCGCCGAGTACCTTCTCATCTGCGCACGGCGTCAAGAGCGGCTGCTGCCCGCGGCAGTCGTCGCCGAGGCCCTCGAGGAGCGGGTCGGCGAGATCGAGGCCGAGGAGGCCCGCAGCATAGGCCGGGCCGAGCGCCGCCGTCTGCGCGAGGCGATCATGACCGAGCTCCTACCGCGCGCCTTCACCCGCTCGCGCCGCATCCTGGCCTATGTCGATCCCGCCGCCGGCTGGCTGGTCGTCGACGCGGCGAGCGACAAGATCGCCGAAGAGCTGGTCAGCCTGCTTCGCGAGACCCTCGGCTCCCTGCCGGCAACACCACCCCGGCCGGAGACCACGCCGACAACGCGCATGACGGACTGGTTGGCCAGCGGGAGCGGGCCGGGCGGTTTCGAGCTCGGCGATGCCTGCGAGTTGCGCGACCCGCAGGACAGCCAATCGGTCGTGCGCTGCCGCGGCCAGGACCTCGCGAGCGCGGAAATCGCCACCCATCTGCACGCCGGCAAGCAGATCGTTCAACTCGCCCTGGCCTCGACCGACCGGCTCGATTTCGTCCTCACCGACGACCTGGCGCTCAAACGCCTGCGCCTCGCTGACGGCCTGCTCGACGATCTCGCCGAAGGCGACAGCGAAGACCCGATCGTACGCTTCGAGGCCGAACTGACCATCCTGGTCGCCTCGATCGGCGAGGTGCTGGAGCGACTGACCGAGCTCTTCGAACTGGATCACACAGCCGCAACCGAGGCGAGCGCGAGGGATGGCCTGATATCATAG
- a CDS encoding DUF721 domain-containing protein: MTKPLRQVAGFLQPSAALKVQFEEVRRDQEALREAREALPPSLRDHCRRAVFSQDEVTLVTESAVWATRLRFMAPEIVARLGRKYPAIRRCRVRITPTSSPIRDPRRSQPRAHLSQATAHHLTATAEMLTDPGLAAVFRRLAATADRPPAATVDAAEPANRSRSQDSHPDREWPDQ, encoded by the coding sequence ATGACCAAACCGTTGCGACAGGTCGCCGGCTTTCTGCAGCCGAGCGCCGCCTTGAAGGTCCAGTTCGAGGAGGTTCGTCGCGATCAGGAGGCGTTGCGGGAGGCCCGTGAGGCACTGCCGCCGTCGCTGCGGGATCATTGCCGGCGAGCCGTCTTCTCGCAAGACGAGGTAACGCTGGTCACCGAATCCGCTGTATGGGCGACCCGCCTGCGCTTCATGGCCCCGGAGATCGTCGCCCGATTGGGCCGGAAATACCCAGCTATCCGCCGCTGCCGAGTCCGCATCACCCCGACATCGAGCCCGATCCGCGACCCGCGGCGGAGCCAGCCGCGAGCGCACCTCTCGCAAGCCACCGCACACCACCTGACAGCGACCGCCGAGATGCTCACCGACCCCGGGCTAGCCGCTGTCTTCCGTCGGCTCGCCGCGACGGCTGACCGGCCGCCGGCCGCGACAGTGGACGCCGCGGAGCCCGCGAACCGATCGCGGTCGCAGGATTCCCACCCCGACCGGGAATGGCCGGATCAGTAG
- the lpxC gene encoding UDP-3-O-acyl-N-acetylglucosamine deacetylase, with the protein MIRQRTLKNVIRATGVGLHTGEKVYLTLRPAAPDTGIVFRRVDLDPPALIEVHPENVGDTRLSTTLVNGAVRVATVEHLLSAFAGLGIDNAYVDVGAPEVPIMDGSAGPFVFLIQSAGIEEQDRAKRFIRIKRPVAIQDGDKYAAFEPHDGFRVDLSIDFDHPAFVSRAQRACIDFTTTSFIKEVSRARTFGFLRDIEALRQQNLALGGTLDNAVVVDDYRVLNEEGLRYDDEFVRHKILDAIGDLYQLGRPLIGAFRGHKTGHGLNNQLVRALLADRAAWEEVTFDDESVVPGAYWRPIPAY; encoded by the coding sequence ATGATCAGGCAAAGAACGCTGAAGAATGTGATTCGGGCGACCGGGGTCGGGTTGCACACCGGAGAGAAGGTGTATTTGACCCTGCGTCCTGCTGCGCCTGATACCGGGATCGTCTTCCGCCGTGTGGATCTGGATCCGCCGGCGTTGATCGAGGTGCACCCGGAGAACGTCGGCGATACTCGGCTGTCGACGACGCTCGTCAATGGTGCCGTCCGCGTCGCGACCGTGGAGCACCTGCTGTCGGCGTTCGCCGGTCTCGGCATCGACAACGCCTATGTGGATGTCGGGGCACCTGAGGTGCCTATCATGGATGGGAGCGCCGGCCCGTTCGTGTTCCTGATCCAGTCTGCCGGGATCGAGGAGCAGGATCGGGCCAAGCGCTTTATCCGGATCAAGCGGCCCGTTGCGATCCAGGATGGTGACAAGTATGCGGCGTTCGAGCCCCACGACGGCTTCCGGGTCGACCTCTCGATCGATTTCGATCATCCGGCCTTCGTCTCCCGGGCGCAGCGAGCCTGCATCGATTTCACGACCACCTCGTTCATCAAGGAGGTAAGCCGCGCTCGCACGTTTGGCTTCCTGCGCGACATCGAGGCGCTACGCCAGCAGAATCTGGCCTTGGGCGGCACCTTGGACAATGCCGTCGTCGTCGACGACTACCGGGTCCTCAACGAGGAGGGTCTGCGCTACGACGACGAGTTCGTGCGGCACAAGATCCTCGATGCCATCGGCGACCTCTACCAGCTCGGTCGGCCGCTGATCGGCGCCTTCCGCGGTCACAAGACGGGCCACGGCCTGAACAATCAGCTGGTGCGGGCGCTGCTGGCCGATCGCGCGGCCTGGGAGGAGGTCACCTTCGACGACGAGTCCGTGGTACCCGGCGCCTATTGGCGACCGATCCCTGCCTACTGA
- the ftsZ gene encoding cell division protein FtsZ has translation MFELMDTHSQNAVIKVIGVGGGGGNAVNHMVEAAIDGVEFICANTDAQALRGCNVKTILQLGAGITKGLGAGADPDIGRQSAVEDRERIHDALDGSDMVFITAGMGGGTGTGAAPVVAEVAKELGILTVAVVTKPFPFEGGRRRKVADNGIMELAQHVDSLITIPNEKLLAVLGKEVSLLNAFRAANDVLLNATQGIAELITRPGLINVDFADVKTVMAEMGQAMMGIGSGSGENRARLAAESAISSPLLEDIDLSGARGILVNITAGTNLSIGEFDEVGNTVRDFADDEANVVVGTVIDPSLDEELRVTVVATGLGRERNAARRPSGQKERPVRLVAKEGRPSAGGADYHDMDRPAVYRRGQFGEGRRAAEASGGDSDLDYLDIPAFLRRQAD, from the coding sequence ATGTTTGAGCTGATGGATACCCATAGCCAGAATGCAGTTATCAAGGTCATCGGTGTCGGCGGTGGCGGAGGCAATGCCGTCAATCATATGGTTGAGGCGGCGATCGATGGCGTCGAGTTCATCTGCGCCAATACCGACGCCCAGGCACTGCGCGGCTGCAACGTCAAGACCATCCTGCAGCTGGGGGCCGGCATCACCAAGGGACTGGGTGCCGGCGCCGATCCCGACATCGGCCGGCAGTCGGCCGTCGAAGATCGCGAACGCATCCACGATGCCCTTGACGGGTCCGATATGGTCTTCATCACCGCCGGTATGGGTGGCGGTACCGGAACGGGCGCTGCGCCCGTGGTCGCCGAGGTGGCGAAGGAGCTCGGCATCCTGACCGTGGCGGTCGTGACCAAGCCCTTCCCATTCGAGGGCGGGCGGCGGCGCAAGGTCGCCGACAATGGCATCATGGAGCTGGCTCAGCACGTCGACTCCTTGATCACGATCCCCAATGAAAAGCTTCTCGCCGTTCTCGGCAAGGAGGTCAGCCTCCTGAACGCATTCCGGGCGGCTAACGATGTCCTGCTCAATGCGACGCAGGGCATCGCCGAGCTGATCACCCGTCCGGGCCTCATCAACGTCGACTTCGCCGACGTCAAGACGGTGATGGCGGAGATGGGACAGGCGATGATGGGGATCGGCTCAGGGTCCGGCGAGAATCGCGCCCGGCTCGCCGCCGAGTCGGCCATCAGCAGCCCGCTACTCGAGGACATCGATCTCTCCGGTGCACGCGGCATCCTTGTCAATATCACGGCCGGGACCAATCTCTCGATCGGCGAGTTCGACGAGGTCGGCAATACGGTGCGCGATTTCGCCGATGACGAGGCCAACGTGGTCGTCGGTACCGTCATCGATCCATCCCTCGACGAGGAACTGCGCGTGACCGTCGTCGCCACCGGGCTGGGGCGCGAGCGCAATGCTGCGCGTCGTCCCTCCGGCCAGAAGGAGCGTCCGGTGCGCTTGGTGGCGAAGGAGGGGCGTCCATCGGCGGGCGGTGCCGATTACCACGACATGGACCGTCCGGCGGTCTACCGTCGCGGCCAGTTCGGCGAAGGTCGGCGCGCCGCGGAGGCGAGCGGTGGCGACTCGGATCTCGATTACCTCGATATCCCGGCGTTCTTGCGGCGTCAGGCCGATTAG
- the ftsA gene encoding cell division protein FtsA, which produces MARRNDKNLLVGLDIGTSKVAALVGELKADEQIEIIGIGTHPSRGLKRGVVVDIESTVQSIQRAIEEAELMAGCEIHSVHAGIAGSHIRSLNSHGITAIKEREVSQADVDRCIDAARAVAIPADQKILHILPQEFIIDGQEGIREPIGMCGVRLEAKVHIITGAVSAAQNIVKCIRRCGLEVDDLVLQQLSSSYSVLTQDEKELGVCLVDIGGGTTDMAVFTNGAIRHTSVIPIAGDQVTNDIAVALRTPTQYAESIKVRYACALSRLAEGSEYIEVPSIGERPPRRLSRQTLAEVVEPRYEELLSILQGELRRSGFEDLVAGGVVLTGGSAKMDGLVELAEEVFHIPVRLGVPQHYVGMQEVISDPCYATGVGLLMYARQHRFVRGAEIGQPLGLKRIWARMRSWFQGNF; this is translated from the coding sequence ATGGCACGTAGAAACGACAAGAATCTGTTGGTCGGGCTGGATATAGGCACTTCGAAGGTCGCGGCGCTCGTCGGCGAGCTCAAGGCCGACGAGCAGATCGAGATCATCGGGATCGGTACCCATCCATCGCGTGGGTTGAAGCGTGGTGTGGTCGTCGATATCGAGTCGACGGTGCAATCGATCCAACGGGCGATCGAGGAGGCCGAGCTGATGGCCGGCTGCGAGATCCACTCGGTTCACGCGGGGATCGCCGGCAGCCATATCCGCAGCCTCAACTCGCACGGCATCACGGCGATCAAGGAACGCGAGGTGAGTCAGGCCGATGTCGATCGCTGCATCGATGCCGCCCGCGCGGTGGCGATCCCGGCGGACCAGAAGATCCTGCACATCCTGCCGCAGGAATTCATCATCGACGGCCAGGAAGGGATCCGCGAACCGATCGGGATGTGCGGCGTGCGCCTCGAGGCCAAGGTGCACATCATTACCGGCGCCGTCAGCGCGGCGCAGAACATCGTCAAGTGCATCCGCCGCTGCGGCCTGGAGGTCGACGACCTGGTCTTGCAGCAGCTGAGCTCGAGCTATTCGGTATTGACCCAGGACGAGAAGGAGCTCGGCGTCTGCCTCGTCGACATCGGCGGCGGCACGACGGACATGGCGGTCTTCACCAACGGGGCGATTCGCCACACCTCGGTGATCCCGATCGCTGGCGATCAGGTGACCAACGACATTGCCGTGGCGCTGCGGACGCCGACCCAGTACGCCGAGTCGATCAAGGTCCGCTACGCCTGCGCCTTGTCGCGCCTCGCCGAGGGCAGTGAGTACATCGAGGTGCCCAGCATCGGCGAGCGTCCGCCGCGGCGACTGTCGCGCCAGACGCTGGCCGAGGTCGTGGAGCCGCGCTACGAGGAGTTGCTGTCGATCCTCCAGGGCGAGCTCAGGCGAAGCGGCTTCGAGGACCTGGTCGCCGGCGGTGTAGTGCTGACCGGTGGCAGCGCCAAGATGGACGGCCTGGTGGAGCTTGCCGAGGAGGTGTTTCACATCCCAGTGCGTTTGGGCGTACCCCAGCACTATGTCGGCATGCAGGAAGTCATCAGCGATCCCTGCTATGCGACCGGCGTCGGCCTGCTGATGTACGCCCGTCAGCACCGTTTCGTGAGGGGCGCGGAGATTGGGCAGCCGCTCGGGCTGAAGCGGATCTGGGCGCGTATGCGCAGCTGGTTTCAGGGGAATTTTTGA
- a CDS encoding cell division protein FtsQ/DivIB — translation MANNGNGMTVEDRIGRRRAMLRWFFVAVLVGLSIQGLALLRWAEPRLLPVRAVIIDGEVHRHSLAVLQETVAAQLTGGIVTMDLAAVKQALEALPWVAAVSLRRVWPERLQVRVIEHQPMARWGGDGLVTATGEVFRPDPNTIPGGLPQLIGDDREAERVVARYFEWRERLMPLNLEIATLACDARGAWRLALHNGIELALGTDSIDERLARFIQAYPTLRLAGLPVAVDLRYTNGLAVRWAEGGGAVRSAATAGEGLSRGRS, via the coding sequence ATGGCTAATAACGGGAACGGCATGACGGTCGAGGACCGCATCGGACGGCGGCGCGCCATGTTGCGCTGGTTCTTCGTCGCGGTGCTGGTCGGCCTCAGCATCCAGGGGCTGGCCTTGCTGCGATGGGCCGAGCCGCGGCTGTTACCTGTGCGTGCCGTCATCATCGACGGCGAGGTCCACCGCCACTCCCTGGCCGTGCTCCAGGAGACGGTCGCCGCGCAGCTGACAGGCGGCATCGTCACCATGGATCTGGCCGCGGTCAAACAGGCACTCGAGGCGCTGCCTTGGGTTGCCGCGGTGAGCCTGCGCCGGGTATGGCCAGAGCGGCTCCAGGTGCGGGTGATCGAACACCAGCCCATGGCGCGCTGGGGCGGCGACGGCCTGGTTACGGCCACGGGCGAGGTCTTTCGACCGGATCCGAACACGATCCCTGGTGGGTTGCCACAGCTCATCGGCGACGACCGGGAGGCGGAGCGCGTCGTCGCGCGCTATTTCGAGTGGCGCGAGCGGCTTATGCCGCTGAATCTGGAGATCGCGACACTGGCCTGCGACGCTCGCGGGGCCTGGCGGCTGGCGTTGCACAATGGGATCGAGTTGGCGCTCGGCACCGACTCGATCGACGAGCGCCTGGCGCGCTTCATCCAGGCCTATCCGACGCTGCGGCTCGCCGGTCTGCCGGTTGCGGTGGATCTGCGTTACACGAATGGCCTGGCGGTCAGGTGGGCCGAGGGCGGCGGTGCGGTGCGCTCGGCGGCGACGGCGGGCGAGGGACTCTCACGGGGGCGGAGCTGA